taaaagcgcTGTCGTCcgacccagagatcggctgaatagattcataaactgtaaaactcagCTTATTAACTTGTTTGAGAAttagcctatttccaaaaaagtggagtcttcttttaaaacatttgttttaaatggtaataatattttaatgaattaaattgatcaaattgaattatttaaaatttttgctgACATGCTGGAAACAGTTGTTATTATATGCTAAATTTACTAATGAAGTTTGATCAACTTGATTAAGTCGCTGTTACTTTGACCTTTGTACCATTTATGTACTATATGCAAAAGAGTTTCTCGTGCATTTTCATAATTAGCAGTTGCAAGCATGTTACTACATATCAAGTATATAGATGCACAGATGACTTATAGTTGTATGTACAGATACAATTTAATGCGAAGCACATCTAATGAAAAGTTTTGacaataattacagtattttccGTTTTGCAGCCATTTGATCTTAATGAAGTGGACATCATGGTCAGCTTTCCTGAGCGTTACCCTCAAGAGGTGTGTATGTTTGAAATGTTACtgaattttgattttaaaacatgctaTGTTAAAACATGCTAACGTATCATAGGTTTTCACCGTGGATATCCCTGAAGACCAGGACTTACCATCAGTCATGGGAAGGTGAGAAGAACTGTTGCTGATTAGATACATGTAGATgtgagtgtatttattttatcttacgTGAACGTAGACATGTTCAGAAGGCCTCAGAAGAATGGCTGAAGGCTAAACATGCTACTAATCAGCTGATGGGAAGAGTCGAGCTGCTCTTCAGGCCGTATTTGCGCTGGCTGGACCGTAGTATGGAGAAACTCTTCACTGAGGGAGCCAGGCAGGTGAGAATataaaacagccaatcagattggaGCTTTTCTAATCAGATTTGTGTATGCATCAGATGGTCAGTAAATGGACTAGTATCAGTTACTCTCGAATCTCTTTTCTCAGTTAAAGAAAGATGTTGACCTAGAGAGGGCTGGAATACAGTTCGTGCCCTATGAGCAAATTAAGGTCACCGTTTTTAAGAACGCATCCAAGAAATCGGACACTCCTGAGCGCATAGTGTCATTCACCGTGGCTTCAGGAGAGGAGGGGGAGGAAGAAGAGCAAGATGAAGCTGGAGTAGAGAAcgaggaggaagaggacgagACTGCTTTCAGTAGTGATGGAGAGGAAGGCAGCCAGAAGGTGGAGAACATAAAAACAAGAGAGCGACGTAAAGGAACTGAAGTCAAACTGCTGGGTCTGAAACTGGGGGAACAAATAGCTACTGTGGCAGCTAAACAGATCTCGGTGTCCCTGAAGTGCAACAGGTGAATTgagtaaactaaaactaaacatttcatTATGATTATTCATCGCAGAATCCACCtggttttaaaaagcttaaGCAGTGAAAGAAGAAGAGCACATAACTGCAGTGTGAGCGTATAATAAACAGAACGTTATTGCCTTTTTGGGATGTAACGTCTAATATGGTTATCAtcatagtcatttttattattgtttaaaaaaacctttacctTTTTTATTGCACCTTTAATCTGTAGAGAAAACTTTCATAAAGTGCCACTTCTGCAGACTACATACACTGACCTACTGAGTAGTACATTTTCATGTCaccaaaatatacttttaaatacataaaatatgaaacacgACTGAGTCACCCGAGCTTGATGTCAAATATACCAGAGCCAGTTATTTCTTTAGAGAGTTATTTCTTCATGCAAGAGTGCAGTTTAAACATGTGCCCCTCCTTGTAGGTGTAAAGTTGATTCTGACCTGACCCTGTCGGGGCGTCTGACCTGTACTGCTCAGTGTGAGAAATGTCAAGCAGGGATCAGGGCTGCCTTCAGACCCAGTATGCTGCACCACTACAGTGATGTTTTGGGCTACCTGGACCTTAACGCAGTCGTACCTGTTGATCTGGTACTGAAGGACTCTGTGTTCAGTGTGGGTTGCCTTAACTGCAACAAGGAGGACACAATTCAGGTCTGATGAAGATTTACTGGAGATGACACCATGTacttatattatacatatacataaaagcAGCAAGTAGTGTGAACGAATTTGCATGTTCATTCAGAACCAACACAAAAAGACCAACAATTGGGCGAGCaatgtgttaatatttaatattttaacatcaacatgaaacggcttggaaatcgttttaaaaacgactcgtttcaatgattcagaatcgactctttcttttgaaagacaataactttatacacagcgcactttcagatttaaaactttgcaggatgttttcattcacttagagctgtgtttcACACTGCATGAAtggtcatattttttaaaatccataataggggcactttactCAGCCCTACAATTTGACATGAGTTAAAACGCATCGCATTATTGTTTTtggaggatttaaaaaaaaaagaaaaagcacgtGATAATACTTTCAATtgttctctcactctttctctagAACCTGACTTATGGGCAAAACTGGGAGCAAAACTGCCAACACTGTCATACCAAACTCAGCATTTCTGTGGAGGCGACACGTTTCCAGTTCATTCGGCCAGAGCCCAGAAATCAGACAGGTCTGAACCCTGTCCTATATCCTCACTGATTCTGTCCAGTTCTTGTTTCTTGTGCGCTGATGTCCTGGGGCAAGTCTCGCTGGGAGGGATTATTTACCGCCGGCACCGGGTTTTAAGTCTGGTCAGATGAGGACAGGAGACCCCCTGGTACAGCAAAGTTGCTGCTATTATTACATTAGTATAGTCAGCAAAAGTCTGTGTGGGTAGTTTTGCCCCGCTATACTGTGAAAAGCCTCTTATTTAGCTTAAAATGGAAGTCCTGACTCTCTGTGTTCATTAAAAGTCCTGAGGTATTGCCACAGTTATCAGGCATGTTCTGAAGGAGATTCCCGATCCTCTCTGTAAAGTGCATTGAGCGTGAAAAGCGgcatataaatgtaacaaattgttgttatttactGAATTTACAGGTGCAGCTGCCCAATACCCTCGACGCTACAGAGACCCTGCGGTCCAGCAAGGGAAATCTCTACCCGATAAAGGAGCTTGCAGGCATTTCAAACAAAGTCACCGATGGCTAAGGTAACTACCAGGAACATTTTTCTGGGTCTGGAAGAGGTTTATTTTGCAGCAGAAAGCTTTGTGTACCGCCACGTCCTCTCGTTTGACCTATAAAGTGCCCTTGGCTCATATTTAGGGCAGCCGTCTTGAATGAATTTGTCTCTTCTGCTAGATTTCCATGCTGTGGTCGGGCATACCCATGTGACGTGTGCCATGATGAAGATCAGGACCATCCGATGGAGCTGGCCACCAGAATGATCTGCGGTTATTGTGCCAAAGAGCAGGTCAGCAGGAGAAAAGCCGTCCGGCTGACTGGATGAGGATTATTTTCACCTTAAACCCCCTTAACCCAGATATTGCATTGAAATTAGAGACAAATTagacagggttttttttttgcttgtttaaacCAGTGGTTTTTGGAAACATTACAACACCGCAAAAAGGATTTGACCCAAATTTTGCCAAGACAAACAAGCACGCAAGACGTTTGTTCCCAGTCTGGGTTTTGTCTGGTTATGCTTTAGTATCCAGATTTTCCACAGCACCAAACTAATTTACTTTTCTTAAAGCACATACTCTCTAAAAGATTtagaattcaaatattttaactgaatagaatatgaaaacatttagaattctaaatgtgtttatattggAAAGGTTTTAGGaaataatcattttgatttataaacattttgGGGATTTCATGATTTTTCACAACTTTTATCTGAACTCACAGACTGGGTCTAGACTCCCCAGTTGACTGGTTTCTAATATACTTatcatttttgactttttccttttttgcttcTAGTCGTACAACAATGGCAAACCTTGCATTAGTTGTGGAGGTATGATGACAAGAGCAGCCTTCACAAGCCACTGGGAGGGCGGACAGGGCTGTAGAAACAAGGTTAAGATGAGCAGGTATGTGCCGATGTCCCTGTAGTTTATAAACCCTGTGGCAGTGTGAAATATAGTGTAGTATAACATGTATCTACTGTCACATATGTTGCAATATcatacatttcatttgaatagtTTATGTACACTCTTACAGTTAACAATAAACTAACAGCCTAGAATatggctgttgttttttttgcaccagCACGTTGTAAACTATATTGCCTGattatcttatttttctttataggAACGACCGTCAGAAATATGCCAATACATGTAAAACGGTggcaaacaaaaagaataaagaaaaaagtaattaatgatACCAGAAGATCTTCTTTTCAGCAAATCAGGTGGTACAAGGCCAGGTACCTAATCATGTTTAAGTcatcaaatcacatttttagcattttcatttcaaatgattttacaaaaaagaacTGTTGCAGTGTACAATGAATTGGTGATAAAATACATccgaaagatatatatatatattcagcatAACATGTAAACTGCTACCACTTTTTGTAcatctcctctttttttttttgcttgtaggaaaacaaacatattgtatatgcataaattcattaaatctTTGGTTTTAGATTGCTTAAAAATACCTGAAATGATGCAAGGCAAGAGTCATTATGCTAAAGGTTACAATCATTATGATgtgagattttattattattttcagttcatCACTAAACATCTgtctcttaattttttttttttttttcaaaatacaaccAAATCAAATTATGGATACTTGTATATCCACAATGTAGTAGTGCAATAAGCAAAATATggaatgcaaaatatttctgtgcattttctataattgcaattaaaataaaattattaaaaaagatgttttgttgttgttgttgttgttgttgttatggaaTGAggtatgcaaaatatttaattaaacactaCATACAGTTTTGGTCATAAGTTTACACACCCCTGAATCTGAAAATCTTTtataattaccaaaaaaaacaaaaccttttccTGTATATAATGATGTTAAAAACTGgtgctgtttaaaaaatgtaagacaAGTTACTGTCATGAATAGGCATACATTGATTCTGTCGCACATCTAGACAGTAGGGTTTCAGAGCATAAGCACTGTTGTaatctgttattattttgtcttatgGGTACTAGAAGGTCCTTGCATGTTATTGGTAATAGCACAACTTACATTTGATCTATTGTTTAAAGCTAAATAAGTTTTTTGGTTAGTTGGTAATACCAAACAGGAGAATTGGCAGAAACTGTTATAATTTTATTGTCTACATAATAGGtcttttctatgttttatgtaatattacatttaaatgtctaaGTAAAGTtaagtttttaatgtattatatctGACTGTACCAGCTGTAGGTTCAGAAAATTTTGATAAATGATCCGTTCAATAACCCAGACTCTAAATAGACTGAGAGACTGGGGTTTTGGGGAAAGCTTTTCTATTGCGCCAGGATTTGAAGGAAGTAATCCAGCATAACATTTGTTTACTAGCGGTCTCGTTTCATGTCTTGAAATGGTTGGTTGTGGGGTACTGGCTGAGAAAACCGAAGAGAATGTGCCTTGATAGGAGGTCCAAGTCTGGCTCAGCAGTATAAATAGGGCTGGGTTATTCCCATCCGCATTCACTCGAATTTGCTCAATCTAGCAGCAGGATGTGGAACATCACAGAAGTTGCTCTTCAGCTCCCGACCTCCAAGGCTTCAGATCGTCTCTTGCAGCCCCTGTGGGACTACCTGTTGTTTCGGCACTACACCCTGATCTCGTCTCCGTTCTTCCCAGTGCTGCTCGCCTTCTCCTGCTACTTCACCTTCAGCGTCCCCTTCGCCATCTTGGACGTCTTGGGAGAGAGGACGCCTCTCTTCGAGTACAAGATCCAAAAGCAGCGCCATCCCACCGTCTGCATGATGCTGAAGACTCTGGGAACGGCGGTGTATAATCATCTAGTGTTTGTTCTTCCAGCCGTGTTGATAACCAACGTAGTGATGCCCGCGCCTCCACTTCCAGCAGTTGCTCCAACTGTATGGGAACTGATCTCCGGCGCGTTGGGTGTTTTGCTCATCTTTGACACGCAGTACTTCTTCTGGCACTTGGCGCACCACAAAAACCCTCACCTGTACAGGTGGGTCCACGCCATCCATCACGATTACATCTCGCCGTTCTCCTGGTCCACCCAGCACCTCAGCGCTGTGGAGCTGATGACGGTGGGCTTCTGGAGCAACATCAATCCCATCCTTCTCAGGTGTCACCCTCTGACCATATGGACTCTGTCTGTTTTCAGCATTTGGATGTCTGTGGAAGACCATATCGGCTACGACCTGCCTTATTCGCCTGGCCACCTGGTTCCTTTTGGGCTTCTGGGAGGAGCGATGG
This region of Puntigrus tetrazona isolate hp1 chromosome 18, ASM1883169v1, whole genome shotgun sequence genomic DNA includes:
- the si:dkey-24l11.2 gene encoding uncharacterized protein si:dkey-24l11.2, with amino-acid sequence MESESADVVQSLGAEDEPASTSVSADVENDSSSQNTEISSKDTSQKSGQVQQLCRFYSQGRRCYYGKRCRFLHQRAASAHNDEENGTTLKEKEGSTDGHPLDPRQQRSENGQSGIEVLPPSSHRTAPVKQERIRRPCRYFLSGFCAMEDRCRFLHPQQFPPVEDQPHGPKERSSFRPSAPATRPAKSQEQVKLADLTDEVCKQLRATEIAQLTKRFPKDKLIVQEREDGQLIYYRVTVQATDPDWPFDLNEVDIMVSFPERYPQEVFTVDIPEDQDLPSVMGRHVQKASEEWLKAKHATNQLMGRVELLFRPYLRWLDRSMEKLFTEGARQLKKDVDLERAGIQFVPYEQIKVTVFKNASKKSDTPERIVSFTVASGEEGEEEEQDEAGVENEEEEDETAFSSDGEEGSQKVENIKTRERRKGTEVKLLGLKLGEQIATVAAKQISVSLKCNRCKVDSDLTLSGRLTCTAQCEKCQAGIRAAFRPSMLHHYSDVLGYLDLNAVVPVDLVLKDSVFSVGCLNCNKEDTIQNLTYGQNWEQNCQHCHTKLSISVEATRFQFIRPEPRNQTGAAAQYPRRYRDPAVQQGKSLPDKGACRHFKQSHRWLRFPCCGRAYPCDVCHDEDQDHPMELATRMICGYCAKEQSYNNGKPCISCGGMMTRAAFTSHWEGGQGCRNKVKMSRNDRQKYANTCKTVANKKNKEKSN
- the ch25hl1.1 gene encoding cholesterol 25-hydroxylase-like protein 1, member 1, which gives rise to MWNITEVALQLPTSKASDRLLQPLWDYLLFRHYTLISSPFFPVLLAFSCYFTFSVPFAILDVLGERTPLFEYKIQKQRHPTVCMMLKTLGTAVYNHLVFVLPAVLITNVVMPAPPLPAVAPTVWELISGALGVLLIFDTQYFFWHLAHHKNPHLYRWVHAIHHDYISPFSWSTQHLSAVELMTVGFWSNINPILLRCHPLTIWTLSVFSIWMSVEDHIGYDLPYSPGHLVPFGLLGGAMAHDIHHQKPSSNFAPFFSHWDRLFGTSVTVKPTKRTDKEK